A genome region from Baekduia alba includes the following:
- a CDS encoding amidase: MTAVERTRASLERIDALDGALRACVLVRRDAAPAEADAVDRRADPGPLAGLTFAVKDNTDVAGAITTDGLGPPHPAPAAADATAVRRLRAAGAVLVAKANLEQLSFGATTQNPTFGGCRNPWDRTRIPGGSSGGSAVAVAAGLVDVALGTDTGGSLRNPAAFCGVSALRPTHGVVPVAGVTPLSPSMDVVGPIARRVSDLAKVMDVLAPAQAAPGTAADAEGLAVGIPTTYFLDDLDPGVARGFDALLDALRAIGARPVPIALPGVGAVPDAMAALQNAEAARSLRAYWDDTRLSDGIRERMDLGRTRTDEQLAGAEVVADAWRDTVAGAFAQVAVIATPATPFTAPPINADNLVALSRRINRCTGPWPLTRAPALVLPLPLAPDGLPVGGQLVAAPGADARLLALGAALQAHTDWHEQTPPL; this comes from the coding sequence GTGACCGCCGTCGAGCGCACGCGCGCGAGCCTGGAGCGCATCGACGCGCTCGACGGCGCGCTGCGCGCCTGCGTCCTCGTCCGCCGCGACGCGGCGCCGGCCGAGGCCGACGCCGTCGACCGCCGCGCCGACCCCGGCCCGCTGGCCGGCCTGACCTTCGCGGTCAAGGACAACACCGACGTCGCCGGCGCGATCACGACCGACGGCCTCGGTCCGCCCCACCCCGCGCCCGCCGCCGCCGACGCCACGGCGGTCCGCCGCCTGCGCGCCGCCGGCGCCGTCCTGGTGGCCAAGGCCAACCTCGAGCAGCTGAGCTTCGGCGCGACCACGCAGAACCCGACCTTCGGCGGCTGCCGCAACCCGTGGGACCGCACCCGGATCCCCGGCGGGTCGAGCGGCGGCTCGGCGGTCGCGGTGGCGGCCGGGCTGGTCGACGTCGCGCTCGGCACCGACACGGGCGGCTCGCTGCGCAACCCGGCCGCGTTCTGCGGCGTCAGCGCCCTGCGCCCGACGCACGGGGTCGTCCCGGTCGCCGGCGTGACGCCGCTGAGCCCGAGCATGGACGTGGTCGGGCCGATCGCGCGGCGGGTGAGCGACCTGGCGAAGGTGATGGACGTCCTGGCGCCGGCGCAGGCCGCGCCGGGCACGGCCGCCGACGCCGAGGGCCTCGCCGTCGGCATCCCCACCACCTACTTCCTCGACGACCTCGACCCCGGCGTCGCCCGCGGGTTCGACGCCCTGCTCGACGCCCTGCGCGCGATCGGCGCGCGGCCGGTGCCGATCGCGCTGCCGGGCGTGGGCGCGGTCCCGGATGCGATGGCCGCCCTGCAGAACGCCGAGGCCGCGCGCAGCCTGCGCGCCTACTGGGACGACACGCGCCTCAGCGACGGCATCCGCGAGCGGATGGACCTCGGGCGCACGCGCACCGACGAGCAGCTCGCCGGCGCCGAGGTCGTGGCCGACGCCTGGCGCGACACGGTCGCCGGCGCCTTCGCGCAGGTCGCAGTCATCGCCACGCCGGCCACGCCCTTCACCGCGCCGCCGATCAACGCCGACAACCTGGTCGCGCTGAGCCGGCGCATCAACCGCTGCACCGGCCCGTGGCCGCTCACCCGCGCCCCGGCGCTCGTGCTGCCGCTGCCGCTCGCGCCGGACGGCCTGCCGGTCGGCGGCCAGCTCGTCGCC